From Syngnathoides biaculeatus isolate LvHL_M chromosome 12, ASM1980259v1, whole genome shotgun sequence:
GAATCAGAGCCCTTGGGGCccttttttgccattttgtcaCGTGCGAATTCAGTGAGTAAAACATGACAGTGTTCTGGGATCTTAACCAtgacaaacaggaagaggcaaACAAGTTGCAGCTTGATCCGATAGAGTTTCACAACTACATACAGCTGAACATTAGCGTGGTTTTCCGTGTtgtatttaaattgaaaaaaaaaatgtcttgacaAAATGTCTTCAAAACCTTAACACATCCAACAATTTCACTTAAATCATACGGGTTTGGACAGAGATATTTTGTTGATCCCATTAGAAATACAAGGTAAGTATTCTTTGATGCAATGCGCATGAAAAAAGTGTATACAAAAGTATATAAATAAACtggacaacaaaagaaaaaagctgaaTATCTTTGAACTTCAAGTTTCTTCATAAAGAGGAAACACTGGCTCACCTACTATATACAGTGCACACTTTGTGTCATTTGGAGAAGTCCTAACAAATTCCACACGTGATTTGCATTTCCATGCGCTTTGGTGTTTCGTAGATTGACTGTCAGGGGAAGTCATGCGTCTTACAAATGAGGCAGTGTGGAATGTACGTCAACTATGTGTCAGTCACAGTAACATAAAGGTGGGGATTTATCCTGTTACGGGATTGTAAGTGTGTCTTTTAAACTGTGGGAAGAAGAATGTGTAAACAATTCATTCTTTGATCGTGTGAACCTTTTCGAtaccatccccaaaacatttaagTTTGACTTCATGTTGCCCGCCTGTTTAAGCGTGCAAACATATAAAGTTGCAAATACTTATCACATGTGACGACCCGTCAAAGGTACAGCCTCTCTACTGCTCGTGTACTGAACTCAAGCACtcactttgcaaaaaaacaaacaaacatacctgTAACTGTCTGACCAAAAAAGGCATTAGACCACCATTTGTGACCTCTTCCAGGCTAACATTTATTTGAGCCTTCCAAAAGTAAATGAACACTAAATTGATGGGAAATTCTTAGTAATTCACCTTGTAATCATTATGACTGCTTGATTGCACaaacagttatatttagcaatgATATTGGCTCCTTTCACTTGATTTTGTGCTATTGTCCCGTTTCCTGAGGCTCATCCTGTGGATGCATCCTTTTTCTGGAATGCTCCTTCCTGCACTACGTCAAGGACAAGTTCAGGATGCACTTCATTTCCTTCCAATACACATTTGACCAAAGATACCACCCAcacattttcctttctttttctggAGGCTTTTTTTTAGTTGGCATTTGGTGAAAGGCTGAACCAACATTCACATagaaaacatgaaaattccacatAGGTGGGCCTGAATTGAGTTCCAAACCCGAGACGTCCTGACTGTGAAGCAGATAGACAAACCACTAGGGTGCTGTGCTGGTCATGTAAAAAATATACTACAATCTTGCAGAATTCTATAATGGTTGTGGCATACCTTTTTACTGCAATAAAAGCTGAGCACAGGTGAGCAAACATAACAAAGAAAAGACATTACATTTGTTACACTTCAAAATGCTTCCTTTTATATAAGTGACCTTTCAGGTTATGCCGTGCATCTGCCAGAGGCTTGTTTATTGACGGTAGTGAAACTAAGGCTCAAGAAGCAGCGCAACAAGTTCTGGATGTGGTGGCCTGTGCCAAGTCGGCACTCCAAGTGATCCCCTGGAATGCATTAAGCTGTTTCTGTCAAATGAAGCAGCACTTTTGTTGAAGTTGACCTGGAATGAAAGGAAATAAACAACAATGCACTTCCACTAGGATGTTAATTAGTACAGGTACAGTATAGGTTCATTTTTGTACATGAGAAATGTAAatgcctgcgacccttgtcaggataagcgactcagaaaaggAATGGATAGAAGAAATGCAAATACAGAGCTGTAAAAATGACAGGCTTTACATAGAGTAATAAAACTACCCACCGACTCTACACATCTACATTTACAATTGCGTTAATAAAGCACTGGAAAATGGGACTAAAATCAATCTCCCACAGAACACAAATGTTAATCATTCGTGATCATTGGACGTCATAAAAGCTAAACGTGCCCTGTAAACTAAATTCTGACAATTTGCCCAGTAACTTTCAATGACATTCTTTCTGCTGGACCAAAGTTCATTTAGGCTgcataaaaatccaaaaatcagcTCCTGGTGGGATTTCCCAACAGCGTCTCTTCCAAGGGAGCCTAATCACAGTTTAAGTCTGATGAGGTCGTCCTGTCGGAGGGCAAAGTTCAGCAAGTCATTCCTCCTGAGTAGCGAGTGTGGCATGCAAGCACTCATTATGCAGTACTGTATGGACATAAGTCATGCCCTTTCAAATTCCTGCTTACATTTATTGGCTAACATGGCATGCTATTTCATAACGATCTGACTAATCATTTAAAACTAAAGGCGTCACATTGGTATTTCATTTCACAGCTTTTCATTGTGGTTAGCATGAATATTTCAAGCgaaaaacacaccagacattCAGTAACATCATATAACATggtgtaaaatggaaataaccaaaaataaatacattaattaacAAGAAAATCCCAGGGCTTGCCAAATGCAATTCAAAATTAGCAAGTGTGCAACGAATGTAGCCTAacgatgaaaaaatatattaaaaatataaacttcaaaatgtttggtttgataaaaagatagttattttcttttagGAGGAAGTGTAAatttgtatatccatccatctgtccatccattttcttcaccgcttatcctcacaagggtcacagggagtgcgggagcctatcccagcagtcaacgggcatgaggcggggtgcaccctgaactggttgccagccaatcgcattgcACATGTCACAAAAGCCGCACCAACAATtatacctcggggcaatttagaatgtccaatcaatgttgcatgtttttgggatgtgggaggaaatctggagtccccaaagaaaacccacgcaggcacggggagaacatggaaactccacacaggcgggtccgggattgaacccgcgacctcagaactgtgaagccaatgctttccagctgaaccaccgtgcccccctaaattcatatattgtatattaaatGAAGTACTGTATCGTACATCAACTCATGATCCACCATTTACGTAGCGCCGTGAGTGTTTTCACAATagataggtttccgattaccAGAAGTACCTATCATGCCTTGCGACGGCCACCACCTTGTTTGTCATAAAGGTCAAAGAACACAAGTAAAAGGTGAAGTGTGAAGTCTTTTCctattgttaatttatccgattggtgtAAGGGTTATGATGTcgtgcaaagcaaaagcaaacgtagtggacaaaaacacatttgacgcTTTAATCAGAGCCAGATACTTGGAGAAAATGAAGGACATCGGGTCTCATGTTAAATCCAGAGTACCCATTCATGGGAGCTACACCTGATGGGATAGCTTCCTGTGACTGTTGTGGGGAGGTTATTGTGGGGAGGTTATTGTGGAGGCGAAGCGTCCGTACTGCACAAGGGAAGAAACAGTGTCTGATAGTGTTGACTGTCTTGAGACAAGGGATGGTGGACTATGAAAAGAACTCACTCTTATTTTTACCAAGTGCAATGTCAGTTATTATTGTCTAACAAAGAACGTTGTGACTTTATCGTTTGAACCAAACAGAACTATCATTGTGAAAGAATTGTGCTAGATTGCCATTTTTGCAGTGATATGACATCACAGGCTTCACTCTTctttcaaaatgcaattttaccaGAACTGGTGACAAATCATTTTACTAAACCAGTtcttagccaaagtaaaacagaatatatgtgcgtgaatgagaaaggtggaggggtaagagtgaggctacagggagaagagatagcgaaggtggacgacttcaaatacttggggtaaacaatacagagcaaacgagagtgtggtaaggaagtgaagaaacaggtccaagcggggtggaacagttggcggaaggggcctggtgttcgatgtgacagaagagtgtccgccaggatgaagggcaaagtttataaaacagtggtgaggccggccatgatgtacagactAGAGATggttgcactgaagaaacaacaggaagcagaacttgaggtagcaaaaatgaagatgctgaggttctcgcttggtgtgaacaagttggataggattagaaattaggtcattagagggacatccaaagttggatgttttggaggcaaggtgagagagagcagactttgatggtttggacatgtccagaggcgagagagtgagtatattggtagaaggatgctgaagatggagctcccaggcaaaagagcgagagaaagaccaaagagaaggtttatggatgtggtgagagaaCACATGAGGTCCGTGAGTGTTAAGAGAGGAgaatgcacgagatgggcttgaatggaaaaagatgacacgctgtggcgacccctaacgggacaagccgaaagaaaaagttcTGCAGACTAGCAGTCCCTCTCAAGTGGTTAACAACATCAGTGACACTACAAATGAAAAAGAtctgatgtgtgtgtgcaggaCAGTCTATTGTGATAACGATGACGTCATTGGGCTGTGACTATAAAAATTGCCCAAACGTGTAGCATCACTTTAAATGTGCAAACAAAGTGGGTACCTAAATGAAAATGGTTttgtaaaaaatgtacaaagaaCATGGCAAAATAAGTGTTATGTATATTTCATAGTATTTGTATGATAACTGTTGGATTACAATTTGTTgccttgtttcattttaaaacacaagGAACTAGaacaaggaaaataaaaaaaaaagaactcttaCAAATGTTGGTGACCACATTTTAATGATCAACAAACTTGGGATCAAATTCAACCATAGTGCAACTTCCTCAATGCCAAAGTCATGTACTTGTACAATTTATGTTTTCAACAATCTAATCAAATGGTACTACTGATCTACACATGTTAGTAAGAGCACAACACAGAGTGGTGATCTTGTCAATTGTTGGAATACAATCTGTACTGCAATGCAGATACTCAATTGGAAGAGTATTTTGTAAAATCTTGAATTTATTTCTAACAAGTCCAATTACTCTTTCTACATGAATTCTTGTACGGGCGATCTTTCGAGTAGTTTCAATATCAACAGGAGATAGTTGGCTCTTCCCTTGAGTAAATGCTGGGATTTCCACCTCTGCACAGAACAAGCCTCCACTTTCTCTGTCAAAACCCCTGCCTGTGACTATAACGTCACCTGGAAGCAGTTTACTTAGAAGTCCACAATTCTCTGTGATATATTTATCTGAAGTCGTTCCACCCCACGCCTTCGACAGAAATGACACAGCTCCTTGTGGTGTGATACCAATCAAGTATTTCACCGTATTGTGATGCTTGTAATGAGACCATGTTTCAGCACGTGCTAAAAGATTTGAGGGtctttcaataaaaatgtcaaaacaatcaATAATAACAGAAACCTTAACACCAAAATACTGTTGGAATTCCATAGGCATTGCCATCTGGAGTGCTTCTCTTTCCGGCCATAGTATAAATAACTTCAATTTAACATACAGAATATGAATCACATCAAGGAAGATTTTAGATACACAGCTTTTTGAAACTTTAAAGCGGTAGGCCAAATCTTGCATCCCAAGATTAAGCCTGAGTTTCATCAAAACAAGCATCACTTTTTCAAATTTAGTAATTCCAGAATTGGCTCTTTCTGGAACATAGTCTTTCACAAAGTTGTAGATTGTCATCAGGGTGTGGTAATCCAGTCCTGTGTAATATTTAACTGTATCATTGTCATCTTTAAGATTATCAGGGGAGAAGATACCTTTCTTTAATCGTTCTTTTAGTTCATGGTTTTCACTGATTAGTCTTTGGATTTCAGTTCTCATCATAGCAACCAGAGGCACTTCCGGTTCATTGTCAGGTGTGTTAACATTTCCACTATCATTCTGTACTTCACCTTCCAGCTGGACAGGATGTGTTCTTTCCGTAACATCTGGACTGCTTTTCTGTAAATCCAGAAGTGCTTCTGTCGCTTGAAACCTCTTTCTCTTATGCTCCCGGTCTCTACAACGATTATATCGCTTCATGGCAGACTGAGATTTCAGTGTTGAATCAGTAGGTGACTGATGCGCAGTTCCCATCTTGAGAGAGGGCGCCCAGTCTGGATGAGTAACCTCATACAAATCAGCTTTACGACCTACAAATCAATTGAAATATTCAGTACAAATACACATCAATTTGCTAATGCAAAACATAATTATGAATATTACTCAACTCTGTATTTATTTCTGTCACATTAAgcataaaaatttcagactacGTTGTGTGTTAAAGCCCGACGAAGCTTCTAATTTATTGAACCATTTTCTCTGGTTGGCAacttaaaatgttctttttaattgctttcttTAGATCCATTGGATCTAGGCAAGTTCTCAGGGCACCTGTTCTCTTCTGCAAGACAAGTGAGCTTACGCATTCCGTTGGGTCATTGACTTTTTCGACCACTTCTAATTTATCCATGCGCACCAGATTCTTTTTCAGGTTTTCTCGCGGTGCAAATGGAATTTTTATGAAAGGATGCACAACAGGAGGCACACTTCTATCCACATGTATATTATGTAGACCAGGTAGACATCCAAGTCCTTTGAAACAGTCTTTATATTCCTCCATGAGTGAATACTGAACAGTTGCATTGTTTGACAATCTCACTACAAACACTCTTTTGACAAGATTGAGCTTTACGCAAACACAGAGACCCAGGATCGGTTGTACACTCATATCCACAATCAATAGTTGTGCTCTTATCTTTCCAGTTTTGTGTTTGAAAGTTGGAATAAAACCTTCTCTGGCAGGAACTCTTTCTCCAGTATAACCATtcacttttgtcacattttatttttcctttgttcTTACACACTTATGTAACGTTAAATCCAGTTTATCTCATTATTCTCTCTCTCAGTGCGTTGTCTATTGTGCCACAAACAATTCTCTCACTAGTGAATTTCTCAGAGTGTCAAAATCACATGTTTTGCtcagtgtgtaaaaaaaaaaaaaaaaaaaacttgtaccTCTCAAAGGTCATATTTTGTCTTGGTACAAAGTATTCCTCAAACTTTGCCATTAGCTGTGCCAGAGTCAAATTAGTTCCATCAAGTTGAAAACTGACTATAAAACTTTTCCAGTTAGCTGCATGGCACAAGGTGGATTTATCCTATCCATGCTCATAGGTGAGCTAAGTTACCTGAACTACacagctttttcttttgttgaaaaTTGACaagtttccaattacgccaacttgtgtgtcacagaggtcAGACAACACAGGTGGTAGATGgagtgtgaagtttttttctatcgttaatgtatccgattggtctaaggacagTGCTGACGTTAtttgaaacctatccattcgGGAACTGGATCCTTTTTTCCCCGCCGTCCTCCGCTTAATTTTTTAGCAGTTTGTGGCCGTCACACACCGCAgcgaacttttttctttttacccagTCTTCCTTTCACCTTTGCTAATACGTCTCACTCACGCCACCGGAGACTCTTCTCTttactgtctctctctctttctcgtgGGTCCCCCCCGTGGCAAACTTTCCGTCCGAAGCTGCTCACGGCCACTCCTGACACCATGTGTTGTCTTGGTGTCTTACATAACAAATAGACGAGACGTATTTCAAGGACTCCAATATTTTACTCACAAGTTGCCGACAGTGTACCGTTCACACTTCGGACGACTTCCGTATCCTCTATATCCTGCTACTGATCATGCCGGGTAATGTAGTTGTTATTATTTCAACGCTATAACATCACAGAAGTTACTTCGATCATCTGAAGAGGTTCACATCAGTACATTTATTCCCCGGTAGAGAGAAGATAATGTAGCCTACGTCCAAAATATGGCAGCTCTACAACTTCCAACCATACTCCAAGCTTACAAACCGCATAACGGAATACTACTCCCTAATTCAAAATACGTTACCCGTTAGGAAATGATCCGAGCAAACTTtatagtgtctctttgttggatcagGAGTAAATCCAGCTCGGTTGATCCTCGACAACCATAGCTTCCGTCTTTCCTTCGACAACCGCTCAGTTTTACTTCCCTGGTTGACAATGACTtttggaatatcaaaatacttCCTCTTTGTTTGCCCAGATTTAGCGCGGTTCGTACAGCCCCAAACTACGCACGTGTGGCCCATATTACCGGATGTAACACAGGACGGCGgacaagggaatcctgggactgtggtggcGGCGTCATCGGAAATGTATGTAATTCAAGCGACACTTGGACtgacacattcaatatggcgGACGCACTGACGTATGCCAGCCAAGTCCCAATACGCTTGTTCGGAAATTCATATACAAACGGAGCGGCCCCCCTCTCTCTGAACACACCACTCACCCAACGCAGTGACAGAGTCAGATAGAATTTGCAAACGTACCCAAAACGAGCACAAGAAGGAGTCAGACAACGTGAAGGCGTCATTCTGCTGCGCGGAACGACCCCGCCCCGTATCCCGCGCGCGCGGTGTCCTCAAAGATCGTGTAGGATGATGAATACTGAACTAAAACACGTACTACAACACTAAACCTAGTGTCAGTCAGGCAAATTAGAGCAATTATACCAAATTAGCGAACCCACTTATACTGTAGTAGCATCAATCATATatcaaatatatgtatatatgaacAAAAGCAAGAGGGCCCCAGTTTCCTGTTCTCGCTGCTTGCACAACTTCCGCTTTCCGGCTTGAGTGATTTGTAAACACAAGAGTTTGAACAGCATGGCGGATAAACCTTAGCTGGTAGTTATCGAACTTGAACCCAAAGCTGCGGAGCGTCATGGCGGGAGTCATCCGAAGGCTCGACGAGACGGTAGTCAACCGGATAGCTGCGGGAGAGGTTATCCAGCGCCCTGCTAACGCTGTGAAAGAAATGATCGAAAATTGGTAACTGGCGCAAATATAAGacggcagcaaaaaaaaaaaaaaaaaaaagtttctaagTCCCTCTCTAAAGAACTGTCGTGTGTTCAAACGTTGCAGTCTGGATGCGAAGTCAACGAACATCCAGGTGACGGTTAAAGACGGCGGGCTGAAGCTGCTCCAGATTCAGGACAACGGCACCGGCATCCGGGTAGGCGTCAccattttcccccaaatgtATTTCCAAAGATGCCGTTGACAGGAACATTTCGCCATTTTTTGGGAACAGCCCAAGCAGTCTAtgcataaaaagtaaaaaaaaaaaaaccaagttcAGAAATTAAATTAGGTGTAAGAATGTGAagtctcaggaaaaaaaaaaacaaaatattgaacaaCCCAACTGGTATTAATTGAATACTTTTTACAAAGCATTTGTTGgcaatgacagcttcaagatGTCTCCTGAGAGGAGTTAACTAATCGCACGCATTGCGCTTTTGTGATGTGCCCATTCCGGGACATGAGCAGTCTtcaaatcgttgaaaaaaaaaaccaataataacaataataataatagaccTGCTAATTAGGGATGT
This genomic window contains:
- the LOC133509373 gene encoding uncharacterized protein LOC133509373, whose amino-acid sequence is MGTAHQSPTDSTLKSQSAMKRYNRCRDREHKRKRFQATEALLDLQKSSPDVTERTHPVQLEGEVQNDSGNVNTPDNEPEVPLVAMMRTEIQRLISENHELKERLKKGIFSPDNLKDDNDTVKYYTGLDYHTLMTIYNFVKDYVPERANSGITKFEKVMLVLMKLRLNLGMQDLAYRFKVSKSCVSKIFLDVIHILYVKLKLFILWPEREALQMAMPMEFQQYFGVKVSVIIDCFDIFIERPSNLLARAETWSHYKHHNTVKYLIGITPQGAVSFLSKAWGGTTSDKYITENCGLLSKLLPGDVIVTGRGFDRESGGLFCAEVEIPAFTQGKSQLSPVDIETTRKIARTRIHVERVIGLVRNKFKILQNTLPIEYLHCSTDCIPTIDKITTLCCALTNMCRSVVPFD